From the genome of Aerococcus urinaehominis:
CTTGGTCTTCTCTACAGGGCAAATTGTTTATGACGGGCCCTTGGTCCAACTCTTTAAGTTGCATAACTTGATTGAGTTTGGTATCCGGGAACCCCTCTATATTAAGGCTTTGAATTACGCCGGTTATCCCTTGAACCAGACCCATAATTTGACCTCAGCCAAGTATATCTTTGGTAAAAACATGCGGCAGACCTTGGAAAATTGGGTCAACTTGATTCCTAGCATGGCCAAGACCAGCAAGGGTGAGGAGCTGGTTCGCTTGACAGGGGTGACCTACCAGTACCCTGATACTGGGCGGCAGGCCCTCAAGGGGGTTGACCTCTCGATTTATCAGGGGGAAATTGTAGCTTTGGTAGGTGGCAATGGGTCGGGGAAAACAACCCTAGCAAAGATCCTCCACCAGGACCTGGCGGCTGACCAGGGGACTTATTACTTAGATGGTCAGCCCTTGGACCACATTTCACCTAGCCAGGCCCATGACCAGGGAATTGTCTATATTCCTCAGGATGTCAATGCCAGCCTAGGTGATGACCAGGTCCGGGTCAAGGACTATCTGCAGGGGATTTTAGACCAAGCGGGTCAGACCAGCCTGGACCAGAGTGCTTTTAAGGATATTCAAGAAGTCTTAAAGGTTCTGGGATTGAGCTTTGCTGGTGATATGCCGATCTATACCCTATCTTATGGGCAAAAGCACCGCTTGTTGATGGCCGGGGCCTTGATTTTGAACCCGCGCTTGATTATTATGGATGATCCCACCCAGGGCCAGGACTACAAGCATTATGTGGAACTCATGCAGTACCTGACCGACCTCAATCAGGAGTATGGGATGACCATCCTGATTAATACCCATGACGTTTATGTTCTCTTACAATATGCTAGCCGGATTGTGGTGATTGAAGCTGGTCAAATTATTGCCGATGGTGAGGCAATCAATATTGTGACCGACCCCAAAGTGGTCCGCCACTCCGCCTTGACCGAGTCCAGCCTCTACCTGTTCGCTAGGCAAATTGGTCTAGTTGACCCCTATGGCTTTATGCGCAAGCTCCTGGACTATGACCGAGAAATGCAAAGATTTATGTAAAAGGGTGTGAGAATCGGCGTTTAGGAATGAATCACTGGAAGGAATCGGACCAATATCTGCAAGATATTGTGTCAGATTTCTGAAGTGACTTCATTCCTGCCGATTCGAGCCCGACTAAAACAAGGGTGTGACAAGAAGCGTTCTGAACTGAATCGTTGGAGCTAGGCAGACCAATAGCTGCAAGCTATTGCGTCAGCCTAGTGAAATGACTTCAGTTCAGCTTCTAGGAACCCGACTAAAACAGGGTGTGAGGCTGGGCGTTTAGGCATGGACCACTGGAAGGAATTAGCCCTATAGCTGATAAGCTATTGCGACTAATTTCTGAAGTGGCGCCATGCCTGCCCAGTCTAACCCGACTAAAACAGGGTGTGAGGCGCAGCAGGCTAACTTGCTTGCAAGCACCATTGATTAAATAAAGAGGGCTAGGACAGCACTGTCCTAGCCCTTTGAGCCAAATTTGAGTGATTAAGGAAGTGAAGGCATGCAATTATTTTTATCGGGCTGTAAAAAGGCCTTGCCGGTAGCGATTGGCTACCTACCGATTGGGCTGGCTTGTGGCCTACTTTTATTCCAGGCTGGATTTAGTTTGGGGCAGATTGCTTTAATGTCGATTTTGGTGCTTTCAGGCGCCTCCCAGTTTATGCTGGCCGGTCTGGTGAGCCAGGGTTTGGGCACCTGGGAAATTATGCTAATCCTTCTGGCCCTCCACTTACGGTCAATTGTCCTGACTTCAACCCAGGCTGCTTATTACCAAGGTGTCAGCAATTGGCAGATGGCCCTTTTAGGTTTTGCGGTAACTGATGAAAGCTTTGCCGTCAATATGACCCAACTGGAACTAGCCCATGAAAAGCCGGGCCAAACTTGGACCTATACCCAGGCCCTGGCCGTCAACCTGACCAGTCAACTCGCCTGGCTTGTTGCCACTTGGCTAGGCGGTTTGACGGCCTTGTGGGGTGGCTTAACCCTACCGACCGACATCTTGAATTATGTGTTGACTGCGATGTTTATCGGCCTCTTGGTGATGCAGGTTAAAACCCGGGCCCAGGTGTCGCTCGTCGCCTTTACCAGTATTTTGGTGGTGACTCTGATGGTTATTTTTGACCATAGTCTGGTGATAGTAGCCGCGGCGCTAGCATCTGCCTACCTGGCCTTTCATTATCTAGATAGAAGGAGGGGGGTACGTCATGAATAAGTGGTGGCTGATTATCATTTTAGGTAGTTTGACCAGTTTGATGCGGATTGTGCCGGCTCTCATGGTAAACCGTGGGCCACTCAATCCCAGCCTGCGTCAATTTATGGCCTACATTCCCTTGACTATATTCACTTGTCTGGTGGCTACTGACCTCTTCTTCTGGCAAGGGGACTTAGCCTTAAACCCCTTGGTTAATCTCAAGCTAATCCCTGGTCTGGTGGCTGGGCTAGTGGCCTACTATCGTAAGGATATTATGGCTACTATGGTCGCTGGCACCCTAGCTTTTGCGGTTTGTTACTATCTGTTAGGTTGATGGCGCTCATGTATAAATAATCAAGTAGCCTAACCGTGTGGCTTAAGCTACTTGAGCACCGATATGCAGCCCTTTCAGTGGTGATCTGGTGGCTGAAGTAGCTTATCAAGGGTACTTAGGCTAGTTCGCGATCGCTTCTTTACAGTTCAAGTAGCCTAACCGTGTGGCTTAAGCTACTTGAGCACCGATATGCAGCAAGTCCAGTAGCGACCCAGTGGCTGAAGTAGCTTATCAAGGGTACTTAGGCTAGTTCGCGATCTTTTCTCTGCAGTTCAAGTAGCCTAACCGCGTGGCTTTAGCTACTTGAGCACCGATATGCAGCAAGTCCAGTAGCGACCCATGTCAAGTCCACAATCTTGTGTAAATTATAGAATGTAATTGGTGGGTATAAATATTTAGACTATGTTATTAAAGAATTTATGAGGACATGTCTCCCAATATTCATGCAAATCAAGCAATACACTTCCTATAAGTCGCTCCGCAGCCTCTATATTAGGAAAGAGGCCGACAACTTTCTCTCTTCTTCTAATTTCTCGATTTAGCCTTTCTAGACTGTTAGTTGTTTTCAGTGAAACGCGATAAGGTGTGGGTTCTAATAAGTATGGGATAGCATCTTCGAAGCCTTCCTCTAGCGTATTAACAGCTTTGTCATATTTCTCATTGCCACTAACGTATTCTACAAATTCAAATTTTAACTCTCGCGCTCTTTGTTGACTATCAGCATTAAATATTCTCTTTAGAAGACTTCTCTCATGACTGCAATCCTTTTTTGGAAAATGAGCTAAAATATTACGTAGAAAATGAACCGTACACCGTTGCCAGGTAGTGCCTAAAAATTGATTACTAATCGCTGATTTTAGTCCCTTGTGGGCGTCAGATATAATTAATGTTGGTTTAGTTAGGCCTCTGGCCTTTAAATCAAGGAAGAAGTTCTTCCAGTTTTCTTCTGATTCATTATCAGCAATCATAAAGCCGATAATTTCGCGACGATTATCATCGTTAATACCCTGAGCAATATAAACACCTTTAGAGACAGAACGATGGTTTTCGCGAACTTTAATATACATGGCATCGACATAAACATATCGAAAATTCGTATGTGTTAGGGAACGCCCTTTAAATTCGAAAACAGCAGGGTCCAAGTTTTTATTTACTGAAGAGACAAATGATTTAGAAACACCTTCGCCACAGAGTGTTTCAACAACCTTCTTAATACGGCGTGTTGAGACCCCATTAATATACATTTCGGTTAAAACAGCCACAAAGGCCTTGTCCATACGTTGATATTTATCGAATAGCTTGGTATCAAATTCTCCTGATTGTGTCCGAGGGACATCCAGTTCAACAGTCCCTACCTTTGTTTTAAAGTTTCTTTTATAGGAGCCATTACGATAATCTTTCCGGTCATCTGTGCGCTCATAGCGCTTAGCATTAATAAATTCCTCACGCTCTGCTTGCATATAGGCATTAAAGATGGTTACAGTTAGGGACTTCATCATCTGATCCATATCACTGTTTAGAACTGCCTCTGTAATTTCTTCTAAGTTTAGGGTAATATTTAGTTGAGCCATAATAATCTTCCTTTCAATGTGTTTTAGCCAATTACATTGTAACCAAAAAAGATTATTATGGTTTTTCTTTTTACACAATTATATGGACTTAATCGCGACCCAGTGGCTGAAGTAGCTTATCAAGGGTACTTAGGCTAGTTCGCGATCTTTTCTCTGCAGTTCAAGTAGCCTAACCGCGTGGCTTTAGCTACTTGAGCACCGATATGCAGCAAGTCCAGTAGCGACCCAGTGGCTGAAGTAGCTTATCAAGGGTACTTAGGCTAGTTCGCGATCTTTTCTCTGCAGTTCAAGTAGCCTAACCGCGTGGCTTTAGCTACTTGAGCACCGATATGCAGCAAGTCCAGTAGCGACCCAGTGGCTGAAGTAGCTTATCAAGGGTACTTAGGCTAGTTCGCGATCTTTTCTCTGCAGTTCAAGTAGCCTAACCGCGTGGCTTTAGCTACTTGAGCACCGATATGCAGCAAGTCCAGTAGCGACCCAGTGGCTGAAGTAGCTTATCAAGGGTACTTAGGCTAGTTCGCAATCTTTTCTCTGCAGTTCAAATAGCCTAAGTATATGAGTTAAGCTAGTTCACCAGCTAAAGCCAGTTAGTCCAGAAATGGGGCGGAGAATAAATTTAGCAAAGAAAAAAGACGAGGGGTAAAATCCTCGTCTTTTCTTTATGAAGTGGTTTATCTGCCAGCCTGGCTGCGATTAGCCAACCTGTTAATATCTATGCCACGGGCTTGGGCCCACTGGGCAGGGTAGCCGGTGACCACTAGGTCGGTTTGACTAAGGCTGGCGATATCAGGGGCATTGACCAGGGCCATAATCAGGCGCAGTTGGTCTTGATAGTCCCGGACAGTTTGGATGCAGTCGGCCAGGGGCTGGTTGAGGACCTGGTGGAGGAAGAAGCCGGACATGGCGGTAGCTTTGGCACCTAGGGCCAGGGCCTTGACCATGTCGAGCGGGTTTTTAATGCCACCTGAGGAGACGATATCAACTTGGCCGGTCGCCATCAAATCCTGAGCCTCTAATAGGGATACCAGGGTAGACTGGCCCCAGTTGGCCAAGTAGGACATATCAAAGGTCTCGCTGCGACGGGCGTTTTCAATCAGGGCAAAGTTGGTTCCGCCTCGGCCTGACACATCGATGGCCTGGACGCCCAGGTCAGCTAGCGTTTCCATGGTTTCGCGGGCCATGCCAAAGCCAACTTCCTTAACCAAAACTGGCACATCCAGGCCGGCCACAATTTCTTGGATATGGTCATAATAGGGCCGGAAGTCGCGGTCGCCCTCGGGCATGACTACTTCTTGGGGGGTGTTGAGGTGGATTTGCAGGGCATTGGCCTCTAGGATATCGACAGCCCGTTTGGCATTTTCCAAATTGTGGTTGGCGCCTAGGTTGGCCAGGACAAAGCCATCTGGGTTAGCCTGGCGGATGACCTTAAAGGAGTCAGCCGTGCTAGGATCTTTAATGGCAATTGAGAGCGAACCGGCTGCCATGGCCAAGCCGGTTTCATGAGCCAGCTCGGCAAACATCCGATTAATCTGCTTGGTCCATTCTGAGCCCCCCGTCATGGCATTGATATAGAAGGGACTGGCTAGCTCATGACCTAAAAGCCGGGTGGAGATATCAATATCAGCCACATTGAGGCGGGGGATGGATTGGTGGACAAAGTCTAGGGCTGCAAAATCAGTGGGATTAGTTTGGTATTGGCTATCAGCATGGCGGACGTGGTCATCTTTTCTTTGGCTTTGAATGGACATTTAATCTTCCTTTGCTTGGTAAAAATTATAGTCAAGGGTGGTCAAGCCCGCTTGTTGCCAGGCTTGCTTAACAGCCTGGTCAACCTGGGCAGACTGGCAGAGCAGGTAGGCACAGTCACCTGCTCCGGCACCAGAAATCTTGGCCTGGCCCGAAAAATCGTCAGCAATTTCTAAGGCTAGTTTTAAGCGGTCAGTCTCGTAGGCCTTGCCGATTTGCTTGGTGTAAAAGCTAATGGTCTCCCGGTTTTTGGCCAGGTAGTGGCAGACTTGGTCAAAGTCTTCGCCTTGCCAAGCTGCCTGTAAACTGTCAACCTGCTTGCGGGAATAATTTAGAAAGTTCTTGTGGATGGCGTCGCGGTTAAGCCGGTTGGCGTGGTTGATTTGGGTTTCAGTGGAGGCCTCTTCCTGGGTCCAAACCAGGCTCAACTGCCAATTGGCCGGCAGGGCTAATTGGTCAATGGTCAAGAGGGGCCAGTAGCTAGCCACCAAATCAGCAATTTCGGGGCCGGTGGTCATGGCCTGGTCAGCAAACCAAGCCCGGTCAAAGGACCGGTAGTAGACCACCCCAGTTCGGGCCGAAGCAGCCAGGTCGCCAAAGGACCCCTTGAGGCCCAGCTTGGTCTGGCTAATGACACCCAACTTGTAGAGGACCAAGGCCCGGTCAGCAAAGCTCAGTTCGCTGTCAACCCCGTACAATTGCAGGACAGCGTCCAAAACAGCCAGGGTAACCGCGCCGGATGAACCTAGCCCGTACTTTTGACCGTCCGGGCTGTCTAATTGGCTTTTAATATCCAGGTTAAAGACTAAACGGTCAGCTGGCTCCAGGCCAGCCTTGGTTAGGCAGTAGCGGCTGGCCACTTCAATGGCCTGCCAAATTAAATCAAAGGATTCGGCATGGGGGCTGTTGGAGACAATATGGCCATCCGCATCCGCAAACCACATAAAGGGGTGGTCGGCTAAATTGGTGGTCAAAACGCCCAGCTCAGCCTGGCTTTTCTTGGCGGTTACGGCTAAAAAGGCATCGACCGCTGTGACCAGGGCGGGCTGGTGGTTGGCAACAACGGCATACTCACCAGCTAAATAGAGTTTGCCGGGCACCCGGCTAGTTACGGTTTGACTGGGCATCTTGAATCTCCTTCCATTGGTCAGGGCTGAGGTAGCTGAGGCCAGGACCAGCCTGGCTGGTGATTATCTGGGCGTCTGGCATAAAGTCAGCTAGCAGTTGGGCTAGATCTTGCATTTGTGACTTGCGGCAGAGAATCTTGACATTGGGACCGGCGTCCATGGTGTAGTAGATCGACCAGCCCGCCTGCCGCCAGGTTTGGATCTGTTTGATCAAGGCCATGGTGGCCGGTTCAAAGTAAGAGAAGGGTGGGTCAGCTGCCAACATGGAGGCATGCATGCGCATGGCATTGGCCTCAGCCAGCCGGCCAATCTGGTCAAAGTCACGCTGGGCCAGGGCCCGGTGCATAGCTGCCAGGTCCTGGGCCACGATTTGCGGCCATAATTGGTAATAAGGTGA
Proteins encoded in this window:
- a CDS encoding IS256 family transposase, with protein sequence MAQLNITLNLEEITEAVLNSDMDQMMKSLTVTIFNAYMQAEREEFINAKRYERTDDRKDYRNGSYKRNFKTKVGTVELDVPRTQSGEFDTKLFDKYQRMDKAFVAVLTEMYINGVSTRRIKKVVETLCGEGVSKSFVSSVNKNLDPAVFEFKGRSLTHTNFRYVYVDAMYIKVRENHRSVSKGVYIAQGINDDNRREIIGFMIADNESEENWKNFFLDLKARGLTKPTLIISDAHKGLKSAISNQFLGTTWQRCTVHFLRNILAHFPKKDCSHERSLLKRIFNADSQQRARELKFEFVEYVSGNEKYDKAVNTLEEGFEDAIPYLLEPTPYRVSLKTTNSLERLNREIRRREKVVGLFPNIEAAERLIGSVLLDLHEYWETCPHKFFNNIV
- a CDS encoding AzlD domain-containing protein is translated as MNKWWLIIILGSLTSLMRIVPALMVNRGPLNPSLRQFMAYIPLTIFTCLVATDLFFWQGDLALNPLVNLKLIPGLVAGLVAYYRKDIMATMVAGTLAFAVCYYLLG
- a CDS encoding ABC transporter ATP-binding protein produces the protein MDKTAWITFRNFNFSYAQEGEPTLRDLNISLYRGEKLLILGASGSGKSTFVRALNNSLGQAPYQGRLEGQVDRQPVDVVTITGGMVAAYINDRQLDLFSQNDLVVMMDQLAAKQGLELAGANKVYVFDEPLSNLSPRMAHQFIDALDDLYVAKGKTIVIVEHRLEQVMSRHIDRVLVFSTGQIVYDGPLVQLFKLHNLIEFGIREPLYIKALNYAGYPLNQTHNLTSAKYIFGKNMRQTLENWVNLIPSMAKTSKGEELVRLTGVTYQYPDTGRQALKGVDLSIYQGEIVALVGGNGSGKTTLAKILHQDLAADQGTYYLDGQPLDHISPSQAHDQGIVYIPQDVNASLGDDQVRVKDYLQGILDQAGQTSLDQSAFKDIQEVLKVLGLSFAGDMPIYTLSYGQKHRLLMAGALILNPRLIIMDDPTQGQDYKHYVELMQYLTDLNQEYGMTILINTHDVYVLLQYASRIVVIEAGQIIADGEAINIVTDPKVVRHSALTESSLYLFARQIGLVDPYGFMRKLLDYDREMQRFM
- a CDS encoding AzlC family ABC transporter permease yields the protein MQLFLSGCKKALPVAIGYLPIGLACGLLLFQAGFSLGQIALMSILVLSGASQFMLAGLVSQGLGTWEIMLILLALHLRSIVLTSTQAAYYQGVSNWQMALLGFAVTDESFAVNMTQLELAHEKPGQTWTYTQALAVNLTSQLAWLVATWLGGLTALWGGLTLPTDILNYVLTAMFIGLLVMQVKTRAQVSLVAFTSILVVTLMVIFDHSLVIVAAALASAYLAFHYLDRRRGVRHE
- the fni gene encoding type 2 isopentenyl-diphosphate Delta-isomerase; the encoded protein is MSIQSQRKDDHVRHADSQYQTNPTDFAALDFVHQSIPRLNVADIDISTRLLGHELASPFYINAMTGGSEWTKQINRMFAELAHETGLAMAAGSLSIAIKDPSTADSFKVIRQANPDGFVLANLGANHNLENAKRAVDILEANALQIHLNTPQEVVMPEGDRDFRPYYDHIQEIVAGLDVPVLVKEVGFGMARETMETLADLGVQAIDVSGRGGTNFALIENARRSETFDMSYLANWGQSTLVSLLEAQDLMATGQVDIVSSGGIKNPLDMVKALALGAKATAMSGFFLHQVLNQPLADCIQTVRDYQDQLRLIMALVNAPDIASLSQTDLVVTGYPAQWAQARGIDINRLANRSQAGR
- a CDS encoding phosphomevalonate kinase, encoding MPSQTVTSRVPGKLYLAGEYAVVANHQPALVTAVDAFLAVTAKKSQAELGVLTTNLADHPFMWFADADGHIVSNSPHAESFDLIWQAIEVASRYCLTKAGLEPADRLVFNLDIKSQLDSPDGQKYGLGSSGAVTLAVLDAVLQLYGVDSELSFADRALVLYKLGVISQTKLGLKGSFGDLAASARTGVVYYRSFDRAWFADQAMTTGPEIADLVASYWPLLTIDQLALPANWQLSLVWTQEEASTETQINHANRLNRDAIHKNFLNYSRKQVDSLQAAWQGEDFDQVCHYLAKNRETISFYTKQIGKAYETDRLKLALEIADDFSGQAKISGAGAGDCAYLLCQSAQVDQAVKQAWQQAGLTTLDYNFYQAKED